The DNA sequence CCCGCCGGAGAGGCGGAGACGCCGTGGTCGGCATCGATCTCGACTACGAGGTCGTGGGGAAGGGAGGCAGCATGCTCATGGTCACCGCCAGCGGCACGGCGGTAAGGGTTCGCTGACCGGTTTGCTGCCGGCGCCCGGTTGACGGCAGGATTCCCCGTCCAAGACCGCTCTCGTTATCCGGATCCCGCCAGAAACAGGTCCCGGGTGAAGTCCATCAGAAACTCGGGTCCGTTCCCGGTCACGTGGCAGACGTCGCCCAGCGGCACGAACATCTTTCCGGACCCGGGCAGCGTGTAGGCCGCGTGGATCACGCAGGTCATGCCCTCTTGCAGCGGCTCCGGGTTGGCTTCGGTGAGGGGCGCCGGCTGTTCGCTGTAGTCCATGCCGATCCCGTGGCCGATGCGGCCTCCCATCAGCGGCATCCCGCGGCGGGCGGCCAGGTCGCCGATGGTCTTGGCGATCCGGGCGATGGGCACGCCGGCTCGCAGATGTTCCAGGCCGGCGTCCTGGCACTGGCGCGCGGTCCGGAAGATCTCCTCCAGATGCTCCGAGGGACGGACCAGGGTCCCGGTCCGCTGGCCATGGCACCAGTAACCCTTGTAGACCACGTAGGAACAGGAGGCCATCAGGTCTCCCTCTCCCAGCACCCGCTGGTGGGGCTTGATGTCCAACCGGGTCTCGCTCCATTCGGTGGGCGGCCCCGACGCCATCCAGTACTTGGCGTGGTCGGCTCCCTCGCGCCGGACCACCCGCTCCATCTCGGCCAGGATTTCGATGCCACGCATACCGGGCCGCGCCACTTCGAGCATGGTCCGGAACCCCAGATCGCTCAATTCGGCGGCCCGTTTCATCAGTCCCACTTCGGCCGGCGACTTGACGCCGCGCAGCCGGGCGACCACGTCGTCCGCCCGGCGCAGCTTGGACCCGAGCCCGGCCGCCAGCGCCTCGTAAAAGGCCAGCGGCATGTTCTGAATCCCGACGACACCCACGTCCTTGTCCCCGACTCCGTTCTCCTCCAGGATGGCGATCGTCTCGGTGGCGAAGTCGCGAGGTCCCTTGCCCCGTCCCCGGGCGACGGCCACCGCGTGAGGATCGACAGCCTGGACCAGGCGGATGTCTTCCAGAGGAGACACCTCCTCCGCCTGCTCCTGCATGTATTGAATACCGGCGAACAGGAGTGCCGGCCGGCCGGAGACCGGGACCACGACCACCGAGTCCACGATGCGGTCGTGGCTGGCCCAGCCCGAGAGATAGGCCACGTGGGCGGTCTGGCCCCATTTGTGCTCCGCCGGAGGCGAATAGACGAAGAGAGCGCCCAGGTCCCGTTCCCGCAGGAACTCCCGGACCCCCTCGTGCCGGGATTCATACTCGTGGGCGGAGATGGTTCCGTTCATAATGTCTCCCTTTCTACTGGAGGCAGCCCCTTGCCGGCTGGGGAGTCGGCGGTTGAAAACCGCCGTCCCAAAAAACCGGGCATGCCTAACGCCGCGCCGACAGGACCGGCTCCAGATGGATTCGCGCCATGCCGTAGACCAGGAATTCCGGCATGGCGAAACGGAGCCGGCCGGCTTCCACCTGATATTCAACCGGTTGCGCATCAGGCCGCTCCGGCGACAGCGAATCGACCTTCACTACCCGGGAACCGGACGGAACGACGAAGTCGACGCCGACACCGTCGACGGCGATGGGATTCTCGTCGGCGATACCGGTTCCCGCATACCCCTCCGGGCCGGGCTCCCGGCCGTAGTTCACGAAGTGAAGCGTCACCTCGCCTCCTCCGGCCGGCCGGCTGGCCGAGACCCGCACGGTCGTCGGCGCATCGAACCGGCTCAAGTCCGAGAAGGTTTCCGTCTCCAATTCCCCGGCGGAATCGATCTCGTAGATTCGGCGGTAGGCGTTCCTCTGCTCCGGCCGGATGATCTCGTCCGGAATCACGTCGAAGAGAACGTGACGGTCCATCAGGTGATGTCCGATTTCCTGGAACGCCGTCATGGCCGGGATCAGCCGGCCCTGGTGGTTGTGGCTGCGGGGATGCGCCAGCAGGACCTCGCCGTAGGGCCGATTGGCGCGGAAGACCGATTCGTACCGCTTCAGGAACCGGTAATAGCGGACGAACTCCCTCCGGGCCGCCGGATCGGTGAAATCGATGTAACGGGCCATGGGCGCTCCGCCGTTGGCCATGAGCTCAGCCATGGAGGCCCGGATCTTGACCCTCTCGTAGTGGCAGACGGTGTAGGGCTTGTCATCGAACGCGCCCCGGATGTAGCGCAGTTGCAGGGTCGGCTCCTGCCGGCCCAGGCAGTACCAGAGGTAGCTCTCGTCCTTCCCCCAGAGTTCGGAGGGAAGCATCATCCGCTCGTCGTTGTTCCCGGTGGGGGGATTCCCGAAATCCTGGGAGCTGTGGCCCCAGACGGAGGTGATCAGGTCCGGTTTGAGGGAGCGGCCGTATTGGTGAAAGACCTCGTCGAAGGCCTCCTTGTTGACCAGATCCGAGAAGAGCTGCATCTCCAGGCGCAGCGGGGTGGTCTCGCTGGGAGGATGCCGGGAGACGATCTCGCTGAATCGGTGAGCCTCCAGGTCCTGGATCCCGAACCGGCCGCGCAGTTCCTCCGGATCGTAACGGGACGCCAGGTGAGCCTTGAAGCCCCGCACGCAATACCGGCAGTGGCAGTCGACCCGGTAGAAGTAGTTGATCTGAAAACCGTCCAGGCCCCGCTCGATCCCCCGCTTGACCCAGGCCTTCAGAACCCGGCGCCAGCCGGGGTTGGAAAGGCAACCCCAATAGACGGCGTATGGAGCCGCGTCCCCGTCGAAACTGACGTAAGGAGTGCCGTCCCGGTTCTTGGACAACAGGTCCAAGGGGTCCGCCACCGGTTTCGGACCCAGCTCGTTCTCGTCCCAGAGTTCGTTGTAGAACTTGAAGAAACCGTCTCCGGGCCGGCCCTCCGCGTCCGGCCTCCCCAACAGGTACTTGGCGACGGAAAAGTGGCCGATGGGCCTCACGCCCCGTTGCTTGAGCTCACGATTGATCTCTTCGAAGTAGTCGGCGCTGAGCCGGATCCGTTCGGCGGGGTCCTGTGCCTGGACCACTCCGGCGTGGATGGGCAACAGGGGGCCGGTGACGCCCTTGTTCTTGTCCGGGAGATGGGCGATGGACCAGAAGTCCGCGCCGTAGAAGCCGACCTGGGCGATCTCCGGCTCGGCCTCCTGGACGAAATCCAG is a window from the Acidobacteriota bacterium genome containing:
- a CDS encoding M24 family metallopeptidase, with amino-acid sequence MNGTISAHEYESRHEGVREFLRERDLGALFVYSPPAEHKWGQTAHVAYLSGWASHDRIVDSVVVVPVSGRPALLFAGIQYMQEQAEEVSPLEDIRLVQAVDPHAVAVARGRGKGPRDFATETIAILEENGVGDKDVGVVGIQNMPLAFYEALAAGLGSKLRRADDVVARLRGVKSPAEVGLMKRAAELSDLGFRTMLEVARPGMRGIEILAEMERVVRREGADHAKYWMASGPPTEWSETRLDIKPHQRVLGEGDLMASCSYVVYKGYWCHGQRTGTLVRPSEHLEEIFRTARQCQDAGLEHLRAGVPIARIAKTIGDLAARRGMPLMGGRIGHGIGMDYSEQPAPLTEANPEPLQEGMTCVIHAAYTLPGSGKMFVPLGDVCHVTGNGPEFLMDFTRDLFLAGSG